One window of Papio anubis isolate 15944 chromosome 10, Panubis1.0, whole genome shotgun sequence genomic DNA carries:
- the SLC38A11 gene encoding putative sodium-coupled neutral amino acid transporter 11 isoform X7 — MARAISLGPHIPKTEDAWVFAKPNAIQAVGVMSFAFICHHNSFLVYSSLEEPTVAKWSRLIHMSIVISVFICIFFATCGYLTFTGFTQGDLFENYCRNDDLVTFGRFCYGVTVILTYPMECFVTREVIANVFFGGNLSSVFHIVVTVMVITVATLVSLLIDCLGIVLELNGVLCATPLIFIIPSACYLKLSEEPRTHSDKIMSYVMLPIGAAVMVFGFVMAITNPQDCTHGQEMFYCFPDNFSLTNTSESHIQRTTQLSILNISIFQ, encoded by the exons ACCAAAAACAGAAGATGCTTGGGTATTTGCAAAGCCCAATGCCATTCAAGCGGTCGGGGTTATGTCTTTTG CATTTATTTGCCACCATAACTCCTTCTTAGTTTACAGTTCTTTAGAAGAACCCACAGTAGCTAAGTGGTCCCGCCTTATCCATATGTCCATCgtgatttctgtatttatctGTATATTCTTTGCTACATGTGGATACTTGACATTTACTGGCTTCACCCAAG GAGACTTATTTGAAAATTACTGCAGAAATGATGACCTGGTAACATTTGGAAGATTTTGTTATGGTGTCACTGTCATTTTGACATACCCTATGGAATGCTTTGTGACAAGAGAG GTAATTGCCAATGTGTTTTTTGGTGGGAATCTTTCGTCGGTTTTCCACATTGTTGTAACAGTGATGGTCATCACTGTAGCCACGCTTGTGTCATTGCTGATTGATTGCCTTGGGATAGTTTTAGAACTCAAT GGTGTGCTCTGTGCAACTCCCCTCATTTTTATCATTCCATCAGCCTGTTATCTGAAACTGTCTGAAGAACCAAGGACACACTCCGATAAGATTATGTCTTATGTCATGCTTCCCATTGGTGCTGCGGTGATGGTTTTTGGATTCGTCATGGCTATTACAAATCCTCAAGACTGCACCCACGGGCAGGAAATGTTCTACTGCTTTCCTGACAATTTCTCGCTCACAAATACCTCAGAGTCTCATATTCAGCGGACAACAcaactttctattttaaatattagtatCTTTCAATGA
- the SLC38A11 gene encoding putative sodium-coupled neutral amino acid transporter 11 isoform X8 encodes MAFIILRPKTEDAWVFAKPNAIQAVGVMSFAFICHHNSFLVYSSLEEPTVAKWSRLIHMSIVISVFICIFFATCGYLTFTGFTQGDLFENYCRNDDLVTFGRFCYGVTVILTYPMECFVTREVIANVFFGGNLSSVFHIVVTVMVITVATLVSLLIDCLGIVLELNGVLCATPLIFIIPSACYLKLSEEPRTHSDKIMSYVMLPIGAAVMVFGFVMAITNPQDCTHGQEMFYCFPDNFSLTNTSESHIQRTTQLSILNISIFQ; translated from the exons ACCAAAAACAGAAGATGCTTGGGTATTTGCAAAGCCCAATGCCATTCAAGCGGTCGGGGTTATGTCTTTTG CATTTATTTGCCACCATAACTCCTTCTTAGTTTACAGTTCTTTAGAAGAACCCACAGTAGCTAAGTGGTCCCGCCTTATCCATATGTCCATCgtgatttctgtatttatctGTATATTCTTTGCTACATGTGGATACTTGACATTTACTGGCTTCACCCAAG GAGACTTATTTGAAAATTACTGCAGAAATGATGACCTGGTAACATTTGGAAGATTTTGTTATGGTGTCACTGTCATTTTGACATACCCTATGGAATGCTTTGTGACAAGAGAG GTAATTGCCAATGTGTTTTTTGGTGGGAATCTTTCGTCGGTTTTCCACATTGTTGTAACAGTGATGGTCATCACTGTAGCCACGCTTGTGTCATTGCTGATTGATTGCCTTGGGATAGTTTTAGAACTCAAT GGTGTGCTCTGTGCAACTCCCCTCATTTTTATCATTCCATCAGCCTGTTATCTGAAACTGTCTGAAGAACCAAGGACACACTCCGATAAGATTATGTCTTATGTCATGCTTCCCATTGGTGCTGCGGTGATGGTTTTTGGATTCGTCATGGCTATTACAAATCCTCAAGACTGCACCCACGGGCAGGAAATGTTCTACTGCTTTCCTGACAATTTCTCGCTCACAAATACCTCAGAGTCTCATATTCAGCGGACAACAcaactttctattttaaatattagtatCTTTCAATGA